The sequence below is a genomic window from Cytophagia bacterium CHB2.
TGCGCCCGGCTTTGTCCGGCATACCAACTCGGGAAATCCTTACTCTGCCACCAGCCGGGATTCGCTCAAACGCGCGATCACGAATCTGCGCGCCACTTATCCGAACTTTAAGGTAACCCTGACGGAGATTATTGCCACGAGTGACAAAGTTGTCGGCCGCTGGCAATGGTCGGGCACGCACTCCGGCGTGGGTTTGCCCGAAGCCAAAGGGAAAAACGTGCAAGTGACCGGCATCAACATCATGCACGTTAAAAACGGCAAATTTGTGGCGGAATGGGTCGAGTCCGACGGCATGGCGGCAGCGCTGCAATTGGGCTTCACGGTCGCGCCGCCCGCGAAATAAGCAAGTGGGCAGAACAACGTCACCTTCATGTTTGCCGAAACAAATCACGCAATATGTCCAACAACCACCTCATAGGAGCAAGCCTTATGCGATACGCCAAACCATTTTTCGCCGCCGGGATCATTGCGTTGTCATTGCTCATGGCTTCCGGCGCGAGGGCGCAAGA
It includes:
- a CDS encoding ester cyclase, which gives rise to MNRLTTTLLASAVIMFAFATTGRSQTDAAAKLSPMLEAYAQVWNTGEVNALDALVAPGFVRHTNSGNPYSATSRDSLKRAITNLRATYPNFKVTLTEIIATSDKVVGRWQWSGTHSGVGLPEAKGKNVQVTGINIMHVKNGKFVAEWVESDGMAAALQLGFTVAPPAK